One Notolabrus celidotus isolate fNotCel1 chromosome 16, fNotCel1.pri, whole genome shotgun sequence DNA window includes the following coding sequences:
- the psmb8a gene encoding proteasome subunit beta type-8 gives MALFDVSGFKSYSELRRQILPTGQTHLIDRTNHYNFGAKTQEFAVPLGVDPSGFLKSCNSDGGVCIELNHGTTTLAFTFKHGVIVAVDSRASAGRYLASNDVNKVIEINPYLLGTMSGSAADCQYWERLLAKECRLYRLRNNHRISVAAASKLLSNMMLGYRGMGLSMGSMICGWDKEGPGLYYVDDNGTRLSGRMFSTGCGNSYAYGVVDSGYREDMTVEEAYELGRRGIAHATHRDAYSGGSVNMYHMQEDGWIKVCKEDVSELIHRYRKGMF, from the exons ATGGCTCTTTTCGATGTAAGTGGTTTTAAGTCTTATTCTGAACTCAGGCGACAGATTCTTCCGACAGGACAGACGCATCTCATCGACCGGACCAATCACTACAATTTCGGGGCCAAAACTCAAGAGTTTGCTGTACCTTTGGGAGTGGAC CCCTCTGGGTTTCTTAAGTCTTGCAACAGCGATGGAGGAGTGTGTATAGAACTGAACCACGGTACCACCACCTTGGCCTTTACGTTCAAACATGGAGTCATCGTAGCTGTGGACTCCAGAGCCTCAGCTGGTCGTTACTTGG CATCCAATGATGTCAACAAGGTCATAGAGATCAACCCCTACCTGCTGGGCACCATGTCAGGCAGCGCTGCAGACTGTCAGTACTGGGAGAGACTCCTGGCCAAAGAGTGCAG GCTGTATAGACTGAGAAACAACCACAGGATCTCTGTGGCTGCTGCCTCCAAGCTGCTTTCCAACATGATGCTGGGCTACAGAGGCATGGGTCTCTCTATGGGAAGCATGATCTGTGGATGGGATAAAGAG GGTCCTGGTCTGTACTATGTGGATGATAACGGGACGCGTCTGTCTGGACGTATGTTCTCTACTGGCTGTGGAAACAGCTACGCCTATGGTGTGGTGGACAGTGGTTACAGAGAGGACATGACAGTGGAGGAGGCGTACGAGCTGGGTCGTCGGGGCATCGCTCACGCTACACACAGGGATGCTTACTCAGGAGGGTCGGTCAACA tgtaCCACATGCAGGAGGATGGCTGGATAAAGGTGTGTAAGGAAGACGTATCAGAGTTGATCCATCGCTACAGGAAGGGAATGTTCTGA
- the psmb12 gene encoding proteasome 20S subunit beta 12 has translation MEKHYTNSQVKGVSTGTTILAATFDGGVVIGSDSRASMGGEYVSSKTINKVIQVHDRVFCCMAGSLADAQAVTKAAKFQLAFHSVQMEAPPLVISAASVLKELCYKNKEELQAGFITAGWDRKKGPQVYVVSLGGMMVRQPVTIGGSGSTYIYGYVDAKYKPDMSRDECLQFATNALALAMGRDNVSGGVANLVVITETGVEHVVVPGSKLPKFHDE, from the exons ATGGAGAAACACTACACGAACTCACAAGTCAAAGGAGTCAGCACAGGG ACCACCATCCTGGCTGCCACCTTCGATGGAGGGGTCGTGATTGGGTCAGATTCCAGAGCTTCCATGGGAGG ggaGTATGTTTCATCAAAGACCATCAACAAAGTGATCCAGGTTCATGACCGCGTCTTCTGCTGCATGGCTGGCTCGCTGGCAGATGCTCAGGCCGTCACCAAAGCTGCAAAGTTTCAGTTAGCCTTCCACAG TGTGCAGATGGAGGCCCCTCCTTTAGTGATATCAGCAGCATCAGTGTTAAAAGAACTGtgttacaaaaacaaagaagagctTCAGGCCGGCTTCATCACAGCAGGATGGGACAGGAAGAAAGGTCCACAG gTGTACGTCGTGTCTCTTGGCGGGATGATGGTCAGGCAGCCGGTTACAATCGGCGGCTCTGGCAGCACTTACATCTACGGATATGTTGACGCCAAATACAAACCGGACATGAGCAGAGACGAATGTCTACAGTTTGCCACTAATG CTCTTGCCCTGGCCATGGGCAGAGACAACGTCAGTGGGGGCGTGGCTAACCTGGTGGTGATCACGGAAACGGGGGTGGAGCATGTGGTGGTACCTGGCAGCAAGCTACCCAAGTTCCATGATGAATGA
- the psmb9a gene encoding proteasome subunit beta type-9, with product MLEETGPGWLSEEVKTGTTIIAIEFKGGVVLGSDSRVSAGEAVVNRVMNKLSPLHDKIYCALSGSAADAQTIAEIVNYQLDVHSTEIGEDPQVCSAATLVRNISYKYKEELSAHLIVAGWDRKDGGQVFATLNGLLTRQPFAIGGSGSSYVYGFVDAEYRRDMSKEECQQFVVNTLSLAMNRDGSSGGVAYIVTIDAHKAEEKVILGNDLPTFFDQ from the exons ATGTTGGAGGAAACGGGCCCTGGGTGGTTGTCCGAGGAGGTGAAAACCGGA ACCACTATCATTGCCATCGAATTTAAAGGAGGGGTTGTACTTGGGTCCGATTCCAGGGTGTCTGCAGG GGAAGCAGTGGTAAACAGGGTGATGAATAAACTCTCTCCCCTCCATGACAAGATCTACTGTGCTCTGTCAGGCTCTGCAGCAGATGCTCAGACCATAGCTGAGATTGTCAACTACCAGCTTGATGTTCACAg TACTGAGATAGGTGAGGACCCCCAGGTTTGCTCAGCTGCCACTCTTGTGAGGAACATCTCGTACAAGTACAAGGAGGAGCTGTCAGCGCATCTCATCGTGGCCGGCTGGGACAGAAAAGATGGAGGACAG GTGTTTGCAACCCTGAATGGTCTCCTGACAAGGCAGCCGTTTGCCATTGGTGGTTCTGGAAGCTCTTATGTTTATGGGTTTGTGGATGCAGAGTATCGCCGGGACATGAGCAAAGAGGAGTGCCAGCAGTTTGTTGTCAACA CTCTCTCTTTGGCCATGAACCGGGATGGCTCCAGTGGTGGCGTGGCCTATATCGTCACCATCGATGCACACAAGGCAGAGGAGAAAGTCATCCTAGGAAATGACTTACCCACCTTCTTTGATCAGTGA
- the psmb13a gene encoding proteasome 20S subunit beta 13a, whose translation MARPTVFETSAAGFNFDNAARNAALDGLFEGQKPKPLKTGTTIAGVVFKDGVVLGADTRATSSEVVADKMCAKIHYIAPNIYCCGAGTAADTEKTTDMLSSNLTIFSLNSGRNPRVVMAVSILQDMLYRYHGQIGANLILGGVDCTGNHLYSVGPYGSVNKVPYLTMGSGDLAALGILEDRFRPNLELEEAKGLVRLAIHAGIMSDLGSGNNIDICVITKEGADYIRPFQESEFKDDRKIKYRYRPGTTPVLTEKIVPLKLEVVQEKVQRMDTA comes from the exons ATGGCGCGACCAACTGTCTTCGAAACTTCAGCAGCCGGCTTTAATTTCGACAACGCAGCGAG GAATGCTGCATTAGACGGTCTCTTTGAGGGACAGAAGCCTAAACCTTTGAAAACAGGCACCACGATAGCAGGAGTGGTGTTCAAG gATGGAGTGGTGCTCGGAGCAGACACAAGAGCCACATCCAGTGAAGTGGTGGCCGACAAAATGTGCGCCAAGATCCATTACATCGCTCCAAATATATA TTGTTGTGGAGCGGGtacagcagcagacacagagaaGACCACAGACATGCTCTCCTCCAACCTGACCATCTTCTCTCTGAACAGCGGGAGGAACCCACGTGTTGTCATGGCTGTCAGCATACTACAGGACATGCTGTACAG GTATCACGGTCAGATTGGTGCCAACCTCATACTGGGAGGAGTAGATTGCACCGGAAACCATCTGTACTCAGTTGGGCCTTATGGGAGTGTAAATAAGGTTCCCTACCTTACAATGG GATCTGGTGATCTAGCGGCTCTTGGGATTCTAGAGGACAGGTTCAGACCCAATCTGGAG CTGGAGGAGGCAAAGGGGCTTGTGCGTCTTGCCATCCATGCAGGAATCATGAGTGACCTCGGCTCAGGCAACAATATCGACATTTGTGTCATCACCAAAGAGGGAGCAGACTACATCAGACCCTTTCAGGAGTCTGAGTTCAAAGATGACAG gaaAATCAAATACAGGTATCGCCCCGGCACGACACCGGTCCTGACAGAGAAAATAGTCCCCTTGAAGCTGGAGGTTGTGCAGGAGAAGGTGCAGCGGATGGATACAGCCTGA